AAAGCGCCATCCCGCTGGACAGTGCCGTTACACCGTTTCCCAAAGCACCATCCCAGTGAACGGTGCCGTTACACCGTTTCCCAAAGCACCATCCCGTTGGACAGTGCCGTTACACCGTTTCCCAAAGCACCATCCCGCTGGACGGTGCCGTTACACCGTTTCCCAAAGCACCATCCCGCTGGACAGTGCCGTTACACCATTTCCCAAAGCACCATCCCACTGAACGGTGCCGTTACACCGTTTCCCAAAGCACCATCCCACTGAACGGTGCCGTTACACCGTTTCCCAAAGCGCCATCCCGCTGCCAGGTGTGGCCGCACAAGGGGACCTCACAGTCCCAGCTGCTGCGGGTCAGACACATCAGGAGCATCATTTCTGCCCTGAAACCAACCAAGAACGTGAAACCTGCCAAGAGCGTTCACTGCTCTGCATCGCCTCCGTGATTGGCCTTTCAAGCTTTTCCAAGAGCCGAGACACATCGGATGTGACAGAGAAAGTCACTCAACCTGATCTGCATCAAGGCTCTACATTAAGTTGTTCTGTTTGTGTTTAGCGGGGCTTTGTGCTGCAGCTCTTTCCTGGTCCAGGAGCTGAAGCTGTGACACCGCCTTGAGCTTACATAGCAAACCTGACTTTTGGCAACATGCTCGTAAGAATGCAGAGGAGTAAACAATGCTGTTGCCATACTCCTGGTCAGCGTTTTGGTTAGGGATGAGGTTATGTTTCCACAAAAATACACCAAACTTGCAACTAACAGAAGGCAAAACGAtaaatttttttacagcttattttaaaatggttacatttttttcacttcccaAAGCTGCACAACTTCCATAGCTTTTGCTTGAGCTGCAGACACCGAGAACAATTAGTTCCTGGTGTGATTACAGGCTGCTTGCCAAGGTGATGGACATCACCTGGCAGAAGTAGTTACCGTATCTGCTTGGGCTCTGCTCACCATTTCATTGGAACGCGCTTCATCAGATACTGGGTTGAAGTAGAGAGCTCTAACTCATGGACATTCTCGCATATCTCGAAACAGGCTTTGAAAAATACTAACAATTGGCACCTTTTCGGAAATAATGTGGTTGTGGgattgttttttaatgtaaggaCATCAGCAGTGCTCTTGCTTCTAATGCCACCTCTGCATCTACCTGCAAGGCCTAACATTTTATATGCAAGCTTAAATGCAACATGGGCAATTCTCCAAAGAACTGAAGGCTGCAACGCTGCTGTGAATGGCTCCAAAGTAGTATAAGAAAAGGAGGAGCGTTGTTGTCTTATAATGAAAGTTCTCCTTAGTTGTTAATAATGCAAATGActacagtatttaaatattcatagtTCTAAAGCTGCTGGTAATGGCAGCGCCCGGGgcgggctgtgctgggcacctgCCGACACGAGTGTCAAGGGGGCAGCCGGCGGGCGGAGCTGGGCTTGCGAGGCTGGGGCACTGCAGCACGGCGGGACCCTCATCCCAGAGCACACCCCCGTCCTCGCTTTCGCTGTGTCCTCCCTTCACTTAGAGCAGCGCTGCAGCTGGGCGCTGCCTGTGCCACCCTTGGCTCCAGCGCTTCCCCGGCTTCGCGGAGGAGCCGGCCCCAGCCAGCGGGGAGTGGGCTCGGCCCACCCGCGGAGGCATCCctccctgtcctgcagcccacCATCCTCACGTGCTGGCCCACGGGTCACAGCTCGATGGCTGCCCCCTGTGCTCGCTCAGCCCGCACAGCTTCAGAGGGGAAcgcagggctggctctgcctgggctCTCCAGTAACACCCCAGCCTTCCCAAGTAACTCGTCAGCAGAGGTTTCTCTCGgctgttttttcagttcttttttgttgttattctttAGGATTGTGTGAATATTGCTTGGGCAAtgggtaaaaatatttttttggctgtttttttttttttccttcttttttttcttcccctgctcttgGTAACATCTTCATGATCCAAAAGCAAGCGTTTCATTGCAGTAGCACAACCATCTTCACGTCACTCACAGTGCTAATACGCATCGCTGTGAACTGCTGTTGTAGTGAGGCCAACACTTCTGCACTTGAAACAAATGCTGTAAGAAACCGGACCTAGGGAGCCAACTGTCAGCATTGTACTGAACGAGTCTGGTTTTAATCTGAAGTACCCAAAGCCTTAGTGGTGCGTGAAAATCCTGTGGTTGAACTTGATGCCCCACACTTACCTCCTCCCTTTGGAAACAACGGCGCCACTACCAGCACTGTGGGGCTCATCCCTGCGCCTGCCACAGCTTTGGCAGTCTGACCCCAGCCAGGCCCTCGTGAAGCGCACCCCAGCCTGGGAGCCTTTACACGAGTAACTCACAGAACACAAACACTGCGGCACGCAGCCAAAGTGCCTGCGCGAGCAGGTAAGGTGATCCCTAAGGCAGCTAAAAAGGCCGCTTTGTCCTTGGGATTTATTTGGTGTTGTTGCAATGCAGATTGCTGCATGCTAGTGCTCAGCCTGCAGTCAGCTGTTTACATACGAGACCAGAGGCTGTCGGATACACCAGCAGCGGGGCTTGGGCCGCTTGTTGCCAGTCCTGCAGCTTCCTTGGTCTCGTTTGATCGGGCAGCACCACCCAGGCAGGACTGAGTTGCATTTTACTTCACCCACCCAGCGGCAGGCAGGCAAGGCACAGCCAGAACGCCGTGGGCGTGTTTTGCAGGAGCTCTCGCTGCCGTCACCGACTGCAGTGACAATGTACTTGCGTTGCTCAGGCTctcatttcccttccttttagAGTATGCAGCCATAAACTCCATGCTGGACCAGATCAACTCCTGCTTGGATCACCTGGAGGAAAAGAATGATTATCTACATGCCTGCTTGAAAGAACTGCTGGAGTCCAACCGCCAGACCCGTCTGGAGTTCCAGCAGCAGAGCGCGCAGCAGAATACAGAAGCTGATGTGCAGGGATCACAGCCTCCTGCCTAGTGTCTGGCCACAAACCTTCCATTGGTATTGCTAAGGGGACATTTACTGGTCACCAATGCAGCATAAAACTTGAGTAGAAGAGGTACCTTGTGCCTGTTACTTGTTCCTTCCTGTGGTGGTTGTGTCCTGCCGTTCACCTCCAcgttctgtttttctttagctgtGTGATCGGTGCAGGGCACACAGGTGGGGCTAGGAGAGCCGATTCTTTCTGCTCCCCCAACACAAGCCTGGCACTGGCACTTGGTTAACACTGTTTGTAGGAGACCTGATGCAATGCAGGTAGTTTGCAGGCAGGTCCTcttcacaaaaaggaaaaattctctCAGCGTTTTTGTTAAATCCAAGCAAGGAGCGTCATGCTCTAGCCCCTTCCCTCACAGAGCGCAGTAGGCAGGGGCTGTCCTGTCTCCAGGCTTGCCCCCAGATGCGACTCTGGTGACAGACTTGGAGAGGGAAACCCTAGGCCAAGCTCCTGCCTTGAAACTACAGCTTCTCCGTCATTTGCGTTACCTGCTACGTACACAGTATTGGCAGATGGCCCCAGATGCCTGGATGCTTCTGTCCCCTTCCGAGCATGTAAGACGAGCTGCCAGGGTGATGTTTCTGACAGTTGTAAGTGGGAGCTGCCCGGCTCCTCGAGCTGCTGTTAAGGGCTCGGGTGTTCGAGCGAGGCAGAGCCGCCTGGTGAGCATTAACTGTCCggagcagagggatggggcTGCGAGCAGGGTCCTCTGTACATTTTGACGAGACCATGCAGGAGTGTTCTAGTCTGAAACTGTGATCTTGTCAGGATGGCCTGGCACCACCACAGTGAAGCAAGTCTTACTGTTCTATCGagttaaagaaattatttataagaaatctgttttattaaaatcagtttgaatGAAACAGAATTTGTTCCCGAGGGTCTCCACTATGAGAACAGAATGTATTAAGCCTTGTAGTATTAACAAAGGACCCAAGATGCATTCTTGCCTAGCTTGTCTTACACAGTGTGCATCTCTGAAAGGAAACTCTTCTGAGAAGCAGAATTGGGCGCACAGTCTCCCAAGAGATTAACTTTTCCTCTGCCTGGGAAGGAAATGAGAGGAACCACAAAGAATTCTTAGTGAAAAGTAAGTCTGCATCCACCTACTTCACGAGCTTTGTCACCTGTGTAAATCACATTACCTTTCAGGTTCAACAATCCAAGCCTCAGTCTTCCCACATAATTGCTGTATCCCAAATGTACGAGTAATAACTGACACCATCCTGTATTAGACACGCTAAAGCCAggcttattttattcttaaaataaaaacagcagtaAAGTTGAAGGTTTTTGCTCTATTAAAAGactcagaaaataaacatttccagcAAATATCGTATGTAAAGGGCTCTCCCTTTAAGGCCACTCTATCTGGGTTTGCGCCTAGTAGAGCGTCTGCACCCAGCAGAGGCAAGACTGGCTGTCTCACCTTTGGCGAGGGAGGAGGGCTccgctgctgcctcctggcctGCGTTGGCTGCCTCGTTCTGTCCTGAACCCCCTCCGCTCCCCAGATCCTGGCAATCTTCTGTGTCTTCACTTTGCTCGGCTGCGTCAGCTTCCTCCTTGCACACAGCATGTCCCAGCAACTCCTTTGCAGTGCGGTTCTCTTCGGGGAGCGGGCAGTCGGCGCTAGCGGCAGTGGACTTGCTCTCTTCCTgtagattttcttcttctaccACTGCGATTCCACACACATCATCAGTCATGCTGCCGAGGCTTTTGccctctgctgcagagggggCCAGCTCACCCCTGCCCTCCGGAGACCTCAGAGCTTGCTTTTGCAGGGCTGACAGCTCTGTACCCTCCTTGTCTATCCCACGATCATCATTCATCTTGCTGGTATCTGCTGCTGTAGCAGGAGGCTGTTTCGGATCATCCAGCAATTGGGAGCTGGAGCCCTGGGAATGCAAAGGAGCCTCGGGGTAGGCAGCTGTGGCATGATGCCTCGCTGCCTTGTATCtctgcaaatgcaaacaaaacaacGTGAGAGAAAGCCCAGCTCAGCTACCGTcactgcagcaagcagcagctggtcCAGAAAAACCTGTACAAAAACAGTGGTGAGTGGCAGCTAGAATCTGCAGGGGGCATGACTTGTCTCGGCAGCTCTCCTGGCCTGGGGGCTGAGGCTTTCAGGCAGAGAAGGGTCGGCTCCTGTGAGGAAAAGTGGCGATATTAAACACCGAAGTCCCTCTTGCATTACTTAATGCTGAGTGACTGCATGGCAGATCTGTGGCTCCCAACACAAAAATCATGTTTTGCCAACTGTTAGTCTCAGTCAGACTCAGGACTCTGTAGATGTAACGGCACAAGTGCAGCTCTTGCTTCAGCTACTGCCAGGACATAACTCTGCACAGGTACCCTGGATACCTGAGATGAGGCACTGCCCTCAGCTACAGAGGTGTGATTTAATATTTATCAGATAAAGCAAGACTTAAGTCGAAAGCTTAAGATTTTTTCACTCTGTTGATACAATCTGTGAAACAGTGAAATTGTTGACAGCAACACTAAGATCCCAATAATATCTTCCTGTTACAAGGTACGAAGTTCTCTACAGAATAAAGGTAAGCATATCACCAATAAAATGACTCATTTGCACTCACTATCACGATGAGCCAGCAGAGGTCCGTAAAGAGATTGAAATGGCTACTAGCCATTTTCAAGACTGAATTCCATAAAAACAGCAACTCTGTACAGCTACCTAACACGCAGCAGGAATCTGATCTTCAAGCCGCAGAGAGAGCGTGAGCTAAAGGCGTAAAACAAAGCTCCTTTTccacagcagctccctccaCAACCAACTGACCTTCGCCTTTCTGCCGAGGTCCCTTGCACTGGCACTAGCGTTAGACCTGACAATTTAAGGAAACTACTTTGAGCGCACTGGCTTCCACCGCTGCCTTAAGCAGTGCTACCGTAGTCTGCAGCGTGGAATTACAGCACATCAGACAGGCAGCTTTACATTGTCATTCAGTTTATCATTGGAGGcttgtttcttctctgtccTCCAAGAGTAGGATGTGCAGAATACCGTAACGCGTTGGGACTACATTGGTCGAGCCACAATGTTGCACCCGAACTAAAGCAGGTACAAGCACGgcaatttgttttcagtgatgctGTACCTGCCTCACCAGCAGCCCTCTGCTGAGCCACTCTGATGAGAGTACCCCAGAAACTGGCAGTGATTTAACTCAGACGGTGACAACCTCAAGGCACCGAGGCAGCCAAGAATAACAGTTACCTGCCTGCGGATTTAACATTGGACTCTTGTCATAAATAATCCCTCCGACATCCGTTTGAAGAGCATTTGATTTCAGCTCTAAGTGGGCCAAAACGGAGGCAtatgcactgctgctgcagtttcacTCTAAGCTAATCTAAAATAAGCTGGGAAAACTGCAAGGCCGATTCCTTCATTCCTGAAATGACTAGGTGCAGGAGTGGGAGAGGATGAGCAACCATGAAGGAACAGCTGCGGTCTTCTGCTACTTGCAGTTCCAAATCCACTGCTCTAAGCGCTGGCTTCTGCAGCACCCCACCCCTTGCTG
The Falco naumanni isolate bFalNau1 chromosome 9, bFalNau1.pat, whole genome shotgun sequence DNA segment above includes these coding regions:
- the BBLN gene encoding UPF0184 protein C9orf16 homolog, giving the protein MAGPNGEPHVPPGGAGRSDDGDGDGDAFGEEEYAAINSMLDQINSCLDHLEEKNDYLHACLKELLESNRQTRLEFQQQSAQQNTEADVQGSQPPA